The Hymenobacter baengnokdamensis genome includes a region encoding these proteins:
- the panC gene encoding pantoate--beta-alanine ligase, with protein sequence MHIFTTAAELRAYAEANRRAGRRLGLVPTMGALHAGHLQLVQAAAAECDEVIASIFVNPTQFNNPDDLRLYPRLPEQDTALLAGAGCAALFMPGVAEIYPQPTVLRFDFGPLERVMEGAHRPGHFNGVATVVSKLFHLARPHRAYFGQKDFQQVAIVRQLIADLSFDLELVVAPTVREADGLAMSSRNRRLSPEARAVAPVLYQVLQAAAQQVRQGVAPTEVQTNAYTELQQSAEFNTEYFEVADAQTLQPLAHYEAGRPVVLCVAAHLDGVRLIDNVVV encoded by the coding sequence ATGCATATTTTTACTACCGCCGCCGAGCTGCGGGCCTACGCGGAGGCCAACCGCCGGGCGGGCCGACGCCTGGGCCTGGTGCCCACCATGGGCGCCCTGCACGCTGGCCACCTGCAGCTGGTGCAAGCAGCAGCGGCTGAGTGCGATGAGGTTATCGCCAGCATTTTTGTTAATCCGACGCAGTTTAACAACCCCGACGACCTGCGCCTCTACCCGCGCCTGCCCGAACAGGATACGGCCCTGCTGGCCGGCGCGGGCTGCGCGGCCCTCTTCATGCCCGGCGTGGCCGAAATATATCCGCAGCCCACCGTGCTACGCTTCGATTTTGGGCCCCTGGAGCGCGTGATGGAAGGCGCCCACCGCCCTGGCCATTTCAATGGCGTAGCCACGGTGGTCAGCAAGCTCTTTCACCTGGCCCGACCGCACCGGGCGTATTTTGGGCAGAAGGATTTTCAGCAGGTCGCTATTGTGCGTCAGCTTATTGCTGACTTGTCGTTTGACCTGGAATTAGTGGTGGCGCCCACCGTGCGCGAGGCCGACGGGCTAGCTATGTCATCGCGCAACCGCCGCCTCTCGCCCGAGGCGCGGGCTGTGGCGCCAGTACTTTATCAAGTGCTGCAAGCCGCTGCTCAGCAAGTGCGGCAAGGCGTGGCGCCAACCGAAGTCCAGACTAACGCATATACTGAGTTGCAGCAGTCAGCAGAATTCAATACCGAGTATTTTGAAGTGGCTGACGCTCAAACATTGCAGCCGCTTGCTCACTATGAGGCCGGCCGCCCCGTAGTGCTGTGCGTGGCGGCCCACCTGGACGGTGTGCGGCTGATTGACAATGTAGTGGTGTAG
- a CDS encoding TPM domain-containing protein yields the protein MTHPLTPEQEKALVAAIKAAELRTSGEIRLHLEDKCPTPEPLDRAAQVFAELKMHHTKLRNGVLFYLAWQTRQFAVVGDAGINSSVPDDFWEDVKETVVGHFRQEQYVTGLERGIRLVGEQLRQLFPYDAATDVNELDDDISYGSDIPSTPGQ from the coding sequence ATGACTCATCCCCTTACTCCCGAGCAGGAAAAAGCACTCGTGGCCGCCATTAAGGCCGCTGAGCTGCGCACCTCGGGCGAAATACGGCTCCATCTGGAAGACAAATGCCCGACGCCGGAACCCCTTGACCGGGCCGCGCAGGTATTTGCCGAGCTGAAGATGCACCACACCAAGCTCCGCAATGGGGTTCTGTTTTACCTGGCCTGGCAAACGCGGCAGTTTGCCGTGGTGGGCGATGCGGGCATCAACTCGTCGGTACCCGACGACTTCTGGGAAGACGTGAAGGAAACCGTGGTGGGCCATTTTCGGCAGGAGCAATACGTAACCGGACTCGAGCGGGGCATCCGGCTGGTGGGCGAGCAGCTGCGGCAGCTATTTCCTTACGATGCGGCTACCGATGTCAATGAGCTCGACGACGATATATCTTACGGAAGCGATATTCCATCCACCCCAGGCCAATGA
- a CDS encoding glycogen/starch synthase has protein sequence MSKLRILYAATEIDPFLQTTKVAELLRRLPAGMQESGAEIRIFVPRFGIINERKNRLHEVVRLSGINIAVGDDEKPLVIKVASIPTAKLQVYFIDNEDYFHRKSALVDKNDKFYLDNDERAIFFCKGVLETVKKLGWSPDIVHCNDWMTSLIPLYLKTTYKKDPVFKDAKSVFTVYNNEFLDKFEGNLVEKAKMLDIDDQMLTALKSADFSGFVKLGMEYADTVVRSDEDFSDNLNGLFKEYALNNRLSQVAADENLLSSYQALYDELAAN, from the coding sequence ATGTCGAAGTTGCGCATTCTGTACGCGGCCACCGAAATAGACCCCTTTCTCCAGACTACGAAGGTAGCGGAGCTGCTGCGCCGCCTGCCGGCCGGAATGCAGGAGTCAGGAGCTGAAATCCGGATTTTTGTGCCGCGTTTTGGCATCATCAACGAGCGCAAGAATCGGCTGCACGAAGTGGTTCGCCTCTCGGGCATCAACATTGCAGTTGGCGACGACGAAAAGCCGTTGGTAATTAAGGTGGCATCCATTCCGACTGCGAAGCTACAGGTTTATTTTATCGACAACGAAGATTACTTCCACCGCAAATCGGCGCTGGTTGATAAAAACGACAAGTTTTACCTCGATAATGACGAGCGCGCCATCTTCTTCTGCAAGGGTGTGCTCGAAACGGTAAAGAAGCTCGGCTGGTCGCCCGACATCGTGCATTGCAACGACTGGATGACCTCGCTCATCCCGCTCTACCTGAAAACGACTTATAAGAAGGACCCGGTTTTCAAGGATGCCAAATCGGTATTTACAGTATACAACAACGAGTTTCTGGACAAATTTGAAGGCAATCTGGTCGAAAAGGCCAAGATGCTCGACATCGACGACCAGATGCTCACCGCGCTCAAGTCGGCCGATTTTTCGGGCTTCGTAAAGCTCGGCATGGAGTACGCTGATACGGTGGTACGCTCCGACGAAGATTTTTCGGATAACCTCAATGGCCTGTTTAAGGAATACGCCCTCAACAACCGCCTGAGCCAGGTAGCGGCCGACGAAAATCTACTGTCCTCGTATCAAGCCCTCTACGATGAATTGGCTGCCAATTAA
- a CDS encoding sugar phosphate nucleotidyltransferase has protein sequence MKAIIPVAGIGSRLRPHTHTQPKSLVPVAGNTILGHIIDRLRGAGLTEFVFIIGYLGEKIEQYVRRNYPELNSTFVVQEPREGLGHALWVARETFRHDPDGVLIMLGDTIVDIDLRALLRQPGSVLAVKEVKTPSLFGLVETNAAGEVSRVVEKPRIPKSNYALVGLYKIANAEKLAEALEWLLSTGRRTHEEYQLTDALMHLIEEGEPMRTAAVDNWFDCGRKETLLEANARLLDQPEFRQVREYPEFPDTVIIPPVSIGVGCRIEHAIIGPNVAIGDRTIIRHTIVSDSIIGSYSELSSAVMSDCIVGSDASFRGLNHSLNLGDNTEIDYSQARQ, from the coding sequence GTGAAAGCCATTATTCCTGTTGCTGGCATTGGCTCGCGCCTGCGCCCCCACACCCACACCCAGCCCAAGAGCCTGGTACCGGTGGCTGGCAATACCATTCTGGGCCACATCATCGACCGCCTACGTGGGGCGGGCCTCACCGAGTTCGTATTTATTATTGGCTACCTGGGCGAGAAAATCGAGCAGTACGTGCGCCGCAACTATCCCGAGCTCAACTCCACCTTTGTGGTGCAGGAGCCGCGCGAAGGCCTGGGCCATGCCCTGTGGGTAGCCCGCGAAACCTTCCGCCACGACCCCGACGGTGTGCTCATCATGCTCGGCGATACCATTGTCGATATTGATTTGCGAGCGCTACTTCGCCAGCCCGGCTCGGTGCTGGCCGTGAAAGAGGTGAAAACGCCCAGCCTGTTTGGCCTCGTCGAAACCAACGCCGCCGGCGAGGTCAGCCGCGTAGTGGAAAAGCCCCGCATTCCGAAGTCGAATTACGCGCTGGTGGGCCTCTACAAGATTGCCAATGCCGAAAAGCTGGCCGAAGCCCTGGAGTGGCTGCTCAGCACCGGCCGCCGCACCCATGAGGAGTACCAGCTTACCGATGCGCTGATGCACCTCATTGAGGAAGGGGAGCCCATGCGCACGGCCGCCGTCGATAACTGGTTTGACTGCGGCCGCAAGGAAACACTGCTCGAAGCCAATGCCCGGCTGCTCGACCAGCCCGAGTTTCGGCAGGTGCGCGAGTATCCCGAGTTTCCCGACACGGTCATTATTCCGCCGGTGAGCATTGGCGTAGGCTGCCGCATCGAGCACGCCATCATCGGCCCCAATGTGGCTATCGGCGACCGCACCATTATCCGCCACACCATCGTCAGCGACAGCATCATCGGCTCGTATTCCGAGCTCAGCTCGGCCGTGATGAGCGACTGCATTGTGGGCTCCGACGCCTCGTTCAGAGGGTTGAACCACAGCCTCAATCTCGGCGATAACACCGAAATCGATTACAGCCAGGCCCGGCAGTAG
- a CDS encoding 3'-5' exonuclease family protein, translating into MRYLSLDLETSGSDPLRHQVLELAAVVEDTRRSATTPLAELPAFRRALRYRELTGTPGALALNARLLQELADKGNAGAADICQPEEVLAQLREFLLANGFKTNKQDCVSVTLAGKNVGTFDLLFLRQLPGWGTLVKAEPAVLDPAAFYLNWHKDSRLPSMLICQARAGDAEPHVAHEALADALEVVRLLRPFYERPAYKMGNE; encoded by the coding sequence ATGCGCTACCTCTCGCTCGACCTCGAAACCAGTGGCTCCGACCCGCTTCGCCACCAGGTATTAGAGCTGGCTGCCGTAGTGGAAGACACCCGCCGCTCGGCCACAACGCCGCTGGCCGAGCTGCCGGCCTTTCGCCGGGCGCTGCGTTACCGCGAGCTGACGGGCACGCCCGGCGCCCTGGCCCTGAATGCCCGCCTGCTACAAGAGCTGGCTGATAAGGGCAACGCCGGGGCGGCCGACATCTGCCAACCCGAGGAGGTACTGGCGCAGCTGCGGGAGTTTCTGCTGGCTAATGGTTTCAAAACCAATAAGCAGGACTGCGTGAGCGTCACGCTGGCCGGCAAAAACGTGGGCACCTTCGACCTGCTTTTTCTGCGGCAGCTACCGGGCTGGGGCACGCTGGTAAAAGCTGAGCCGGCCGTACTCGACCCGGCCGCATTTTACCTCAATTGGCACAAAGACTCGCGCCTGCCGAGTATGCTCATCTGCCAGGCCCGCGCCGGCGATGCCGAGCCCCACGTAGCCCACGAGGCCCTGGCCGACGCGCTGGAGGTAGTGCGCCTGTTGCGACCCTTCTACGAGCGGCCAGCTTATAAAATGGGTAATGAGTAA
- the recJ gene encoding single-stranded-DNA-specific exonuclease RecJ, translated as MAVIPLKRWIFAPSPDPAVVAGLGQALGLSPVLARLLVQRGIETPAAARDFFEPDLAKLASPWLMCDMDRAVARLRQAIDGGEKLLVLGDYDVDGITSVALIISYLRPLVDAPHTPEEESRLQPYIPDRHREGYGISMQAVDYARQQGVGLIIALDCGVKAVEQVAYANTLGIDFIICDHHLPGEELPPAVAVLDPKRLDCSYPYPDLSGCGVGFKLLQAFTEKLNLPLAPLYAQLDLVTVSIAADVVPVTGENRILAAHGLRRFNVTQAAAFAVPQASALASADTLDGPAPLLSLLSATASEGLRPGLAALHELATPRQGPLSLSSLVFGFAPRINAAGRMGDAHRAVNMLLASTQQEARYTAEVVDHMNQERRLSDARTTQEALALIAEDPAGPTAPATVLYQPHWPQGVLGIVASRCLDQYYRPTVILTERDGLATGSARSVSGFDVHEVLEACAPLLRQFGGHKAAAGLALPIENVPAFREQFMREVAARLPVGQLPVRPVEIDAEVDFTQLTEEFLGQLGRLEPYGPGNPAPIFASYGVRAVPGSVRPVGQAGHLKIRLMQPGKSPGMVLEAIGFGLGHYLTRLLETPDTEIGVCYTLEMNEFRGQRTLQLRLIDLRWGE; from the coding sequence ATGGCTGTTATACCGCTCAAGCGCTGGATTTTTGCGCCCTCGCCCGACCCCGCGGTGGTGGCCGGGCTGGGGCAGGCGCTGGGCCTCAGCCCGGTACTGGCCCGCCTGCTGGTGCAGCGCGGCATTGAAACCCCGGCTGCGGCCCGCGATTTTTTTGAGCCCGACCTGGCTAAGCTGGCCTCGCCCTGGCTGATGTGTGACATGGACCGCGCCGTGGCCCGCCTGCGCCAGGCCATTGACGGGGGCGAGAAGCTGCTGGTGCTGGGCGACTACGATGTCGATGGCATTACGTCGGTAGCCCTGATAATCAGCTACCTGCGCCCACTGGTAGATGCGCCCCATACCCCCGAAGAAGAAAGCCGCCTGCAACCCTACATCCCCGACCGCCACCGCGAAGGCTACGGCATCTCGATGCAGGCCGTAGACTATGCCCGGCAGCAGGGTGTAGGGCTGATAATTGCGCTCGACTGCGGCGTCAAGGCCGTGGAGCAGGTAGCGTATGCCAATACGCTGGGTATCGACTTTATAATCTGTGACCACCACCTGCCGGGCGAAGAATTGCCGCCCGCCGTGGCGGTGCTCGACCCCAAGCGCCTGGATTGCAGCTACCCGTACCCCGACTTGTCGGGCTGCGGCGTGGGCTTTAAGCTGTTGCAGGCGTTTACCGAGAAGCTCAACCTGCCGCTTGCCCCACTTTATGCCCAGCTCGACCTCGTAACGGTGAGCATTGCGGCCGATGTAGTGCCCGTAACCGGCGAAAACCGGATTCTGGCCGCTCACGGCCTGCGCCGCTTCAACGTAACGCAGGCCGCGGCCTTTGCCGTGCCGCAGGCCTCGGCCCTGGCCTCGGCCGATACCCTCGACGGCCCCGCCCCGCTGCTGAGCTTACTGTCTGCTACCGCCAGCGAAGGGTTGCGCCCTGGCCTGGCGGCGTTGCACGAGCTGGCCACCCCGCGCCAGGGGCCGTTGAGCCTTAGCTCCCTGGTGTTTGGGTTTGCGCCGCGCATCAACGCTGCCGGGCGCATGGGCGATGCCCATCGTGCCGTAAATATGCTGCTGGCCTCTACCCAGCAGGAGGCCCGCTACACGGCCGAAGTCGTAGACCACATGAACCAGGAGCGCCGCCTCTCCGATGCGCGCACCACCCAGGAAGCCCTGGCGCTGATTGCCGAAGACCCCGCCGGGCCTACGGCCCCCGCCACGGTGCTTTACCAGCCGCACTGGCCGCAGGGCGTGCTGGGCATTGTAGCCTCGCGCTGCCTCGACCAATACTACCGGCCCACCGTTATCCTCACCGAGCGCGACGGCCTGGCTACCGGCTCGGCCCGCTCCGTATCGGGGTTTGATGTGCACGAGGTGCTGGAGGCCTGTGCGCCGCTGCTCCGGCAGTTTGGCGGGCACAAGGCGGCGGCCGGCCTGGCGCTGCCCATCGAAAACGTGCCGGCTTTCCGCGAGCAGTTTATGCGCGAGGTAGCGGCCCGGCTGCCCGTGGGCCAGCTGCCGGTACGCCCCGTTGAAATAGATGCGGAGGTAGATTTTACGCAGCTTACTGAGGAGTTTCTGGGGCAGCTGGGCCGCCTGGAGCCCTACGGGCCCGGCAACCCCGCGCCCATATTTGCCAGCTACGGCGTGCGGGCCGTGCCCGGCTCGGTACGGCCGGTAGGGCAGGCCGGCCATCTTAAAATCAGGCTGATGCAGCCGGGCAAGTCGCCGGGTATGGTGCTCGAAGCTATTGGATTTGGGCTGGGCCACTACCTAACCCGCCTGCTCGAAACCCCCGATACCGAGATTGGCGTGTGCTATACCCTGGAAATGAATGAGTTCAGAGGGCAGCGCACCTTGCAGCTGCGCCTGATTGACCTGCGCTGGGGAGAGTAA
- a CDS encoding TPM domain-containing protein produces MNSLLIMQPRHLASRLVAGLGLLLFWLALSLSAHAQNVPARPDPPHLVNDLAGLLQPQEVTALEQKLVAYNDSTSSQIAVVTVPTLDGNDIADYAQKLYESWGIGRKGKDNGVLVLVAVKEHDARIQTGYGMEGAIPDALAKRIISNTLVPAFQQKNYYAGLDRATDQLIALAKGEYKADPADAQRQGGSRDNSGSGPGFWIIIGVLVLFFILRSRGGGGRGGRGGGFIAPIIFGDFSGGRGVFGGGGGFGGGGGGGGGFGGFGGGSSGGGGASGSW; encoded by the coding sequence ATGAACTCTCTGCTTATTATGCAGCCACGGCACCTTGCCTCGCGCCTGGTAGCCGGGCTTGGGCTTCTCTTGTTCTGGCTGGCACTAAGCCTGAGCGCTCATGCTCAGAACGTGCCCGCCCGCCCCGACCCGCCGCACCTGGTAAATGACCTGGCCGGGCTGCTGCAACCCCAGGAAGTAACGGCCCTGGAGCAAAAGCTGGTAGCCTACAACGACAGCACGTCGTCGCAGATTGCCGTAGTTACCGTGCCGACGCTCGATGGCAACGACATTGCCGACTATGCCCAGAAGCTGTACGAAAGCTGGGGCATTGGGCGCAAGGGCAAAGACAATGGCGTGCTGGTGCTGGTTGCCGTTAAGGAGCACGATGCGCGCATCCAAACCGGCTACGGCATGGAGGGGGCCATTCCGGACGCGCTGGCCAAGCGTATCATCAGCAATACGCTGGTGCCGGCATTCCAGCAGAAAAACTACTACGCGGGCCTCGACCGGGCCACCGACCAGCTTATTGCCCTGGCAAAAGGCGAGTACAAGGCCGACCCGGCCGATGCGCAGCGCCAGGGCGGCAGCCGCGATAACTCGGGCTCCGGGCCGGGGTTCTGGATAATTATCGGGGTGCTCGTGCTGTTTTTCATTCTGCGCTCGCGGGGTGGCGGCGGCCGGGGTGGTCGGGGCGGCGGCTTCATTGCGCCCATCATCTTCGGTGACTTCTCCGGTGGCCGGGGCGTATTTGGCGGCGGGGGCGGCTTCGGCGGTGGTGGAGGAGGCGGGGGTGGCTTTGGCGGCTTCGGGGGCGGCAGCAGTGGCGGCGGCGGCGCCAGCGGCAGCTGGTAG
- a CDS encoding peptidylprolyl isomerase, with translation MSKYNALLKNSVYVTTAEARLFDQGQNAKTNFRYLFVPYTSVSDSAFKPTDAQLQDYLDRHKGRYKVEDGRNIEYIVVPETATKEDSAALRQSVAGLAQQFRTAPNDSLFVRSNSDQPYNHAYLSPADLPEKLRQQLPLKVGEVYGPYVENNSLAIYKVTGAKAGAKPAARASHILIKPAGTTPEAKAAAKAKAQDILNKIKAGADFATMARQFGTDGTKDQGGDLGWFDEGRMVPAFSKAVFAASGPGLLPNLVETSFGYHIVKVTAPKTNQTYQIAAVVKNVQPSDATREAAYNKAEQLQASASSLEAFRALPTKDKTLQKQEAKFVTRDAQSVNNLPGSREIVRWAFGFNPDGGSETKVGDVRKFDIGDQHIIAAVTDARSKGTATIESIRPELTAAVRNELKAKQIISKLQGKAGSLEDLAKAVGNGAVVQNAEGVSLNQGTIPNVGFEPEAVGRAFSLKPGQKSAPIQGEQGVLVVESTGVYPATPSDLKTVRLQLAQQRQQRQDGLIYEAIKGQAKVKDNRSKFF, from the coding sequence GTGAGCAAGTACAATGCCCTGCTCAAAAACTCGGTGTACGTGACCACGGCCGAAGCCCGGCTGTTTGACCAGGGCCAGAACGCGAAGACGAACTTCCGCTACCTGTTTGTGCCCTACACCAGCGTGTCGGACTCGGCCTTCAAGCCCACCGATGCCCAGCTGCAAGACTACCTCGACCGCCATAAGGGCCGCTATAAGGTAGAAGATGGCCGCAATATCGAGTACATCGTGGTGCCCGAAACAGCGACCAAGGAAGACAGTGCCGCCCTGCGCCAGAGCGTAGCCGGCCTGGCCCAGCAGTTCCGCACTGCGCCTAATGACTCGCTGTTTGTGCGCTCCAACTCCGACCAGCCCTACAACCACGCCTATCTCTCGCCGGCCGACCTGCCCGAGAAGCTGCGCCAGCAGCTGCCCCTGAAAGTAGGCGAGGTGTACGGCCCCTATGTTGAGAATAACTCACTGGCTATCTATAAGGTAACGGGAGCCAAGGCCGGCGCTAAGCCCGCGGCTCGCGCCAGCCATATCCTCATCAAGCCCGCCGGCACTACGCCCGAGGCCAAAGCGGCTGCCAAAGCCAAAGCGCAGGATATTCTCAATAAAATAAAAGCCGGTGCCGACTTTGCTACTATGGCCCGGCAGTTTGGCACCGACGGAACCAAAGACCAGGGCGGCGACCTGGGCTGGTTTGACGAGGGCCGCATGGTGCCGGCTTTCAGCAAGGCGGTATTTGCGGCCAGCGGCCCCGGCCTGCTGCCTAACCTCGTGGAAACCAGCTTTGGCTACCACATTGTGAAGGTGACGGCTCCGAAAACCAACCAGACCTACCAGATAGCTGCCGTAGTGAAAAACGTGCAGCCCAGCGATGCCACCCGCGAAGCCGCCTACAACAAGGCCGAGCAGCTGCAAGCCAGCGCCAGCAGCCTGGAGGCTTTCCGGGCCCTGCCGACCAAAGACAAGACCCTGCAAAAGCAGGAAGCGAAGTTTGTGACCCGCGACGCGCAATCGGTCAATAACCTGCCGGGCTCGCGCGAGATTGTGCGCTGGGCATTTGGCTTCAACCCCGATGGCGGCTCCGAAACGAAAGTGGGTGATGTGCGCAAGTTTGACATCGGCGACCAGCACATCATTGCGGCCGTTACGGATGCGCGCAGCAAAGGCACTGCTACTATCGAAAGCATTCGCCCCGAGCTAACCGCCGCCGTGCGCAATGAGCTGAAGGCCAAGCAAATCATCAGCAAGCTGCAAGGCAAAGCCGGTTCGCTCGAAGACCTGGCAAAGGCCGTCGGCAACGGAGCTGTAGTGCAAAATGCCGAAGGGGTATCGCTCAACCAGGGCACCATTCCGAACGTGGGCTTCGAGCCCGAGGCCGTGGGCCGCGCCTTCTCGCTGAAGCCGGGCCAGAAATCGGCGCCCATTCAGGGCGAGCAGGGCGTGCTGGTAGTAGAGTCTACCGGCGTGTACCCCGCCACGCCCAGCGACCTGAAGACGGTGCGCCTGCAGCTGGCGCAGCAGCGTCAGCAGCGCCAGGATGGCCTCATCTACGAAGCCATCAAGGGCCAGGCCAAAGTGAAGGACAACCGCTCGAAGTTCTTCTAA
- a CDS encoding tetratricopeptide repeat protein — protein MRYSLLLLAAGGLALPLHAQPTQSGPPRTGVWAPIDAPTLARDYARRGEYEKAAFLFEKLKSDEQTTPAVLPDYVATLQALKRYKDAEKLLKRASKQHPDEGSYGVTLGAVYAAAGDQPSADKQYQRVVGQLTPAQVEPVAAEFQKRSLPAWAERTYLRGRELAKNNTEYAPQLIQLYTQSQEQDKLLAETLHLVERDPQQLPFVRNMLQNALHEEKDFDTLEKILVSKVQAQPDVSAYSELLLWLQVQRHDFAGALVQVRALDRRTNAQGSRVLSLAGIAQRNRDYATAIAACEYVVREYRTGPNYGIARQLLLQTREAQVRDTYPVDQAQVRALAADYSSLLTELGHTPDAAPVMRQLANLYAFQLDDKPKAMSLLQAIIEMPRASADEVDEAKTTLGDLFLLKGEPWEATLLYSQVEKAHPEAPLGYEAKLRNARLSYFAGDFKLAQSHLDILKEATTREIANDAMQLSLLIQEGTAVDTLGLALKDYAAVEELVFQNKIPQAEAGLDALLRKYPGHALTDDALFLKARLQRRTGDYAAAVTTLGQITANPKYDVLSDDALFLTAEILDENLNDKPKAQALYQQLLTRYPGSIYVAEARKRFRRLRGDAVQ, from the coding sequence ATGCGCTATTCTTTATTGCTGCTGGCAGCTGGGGGGCTGGCCCTGCCGCTGCACGCTCAGCCTACGCAAAGCGGCCCGCCCCGGACGGGCGTCTGGGCCCCGATTGACGCGCCCACCCTGGCCCGCGACTACGCCCGGCGCGGCGAATATGAGAAGGCCGCCTTTCTTTTTGAAAAGCTCAAAAGCGACGAGCAAACAACGCCCGCAGTGCTGCCCGACTACGTAGCCACCCTGCAAGCCCTAAAGCGCTACAAAGACGCCGAAAAGCTGCTAAAGCGCGCCAGCAAGCAGCACCCCGACGAAGGCAGCTACGGCGTGACGCTGGGGGCGGTCTATGCCGCTGCCGGCGACCAGCCCTCGGCCGATAAGCAGTACCAGCGCGTTGTGGGCCAGCTTACCCCGGCGCAGGTAGAGCCGGTCGCCGCCGAGTTTCAGAAGCGCAGCCTGCCGGCCTGGGCCGAGCGCACCTACCTGCGCGGCCGCGAGCTGGCCAAAAACAACACGGAATATGCCCCGCAGCTCATTCAGCTTTATACCCAGAGCCAGGAACAGGACAAGCTGCTGGCCGAAACCCTGCACCTGGTGGAGCGCGACCCGCAGCAGCTGCCCTTTGTGCGGAATATGCTGCAAAACGCGCTGCATGAGGAAAAGGACTTCGATACGCTCGAAAAAATATTGGTAAGCAAGGTGCAGGCCCAGCCCGATGTGAGCGCCTACAGCGAGCTGCTGCTGTGGCTGCAGGTGCAGCGCCACGACTTTGCGGGGGCCCTGGTGCAGGTGCGCGCCCTCGACCGCCGCACCAATGCCCAGGGCAGCCGGGTACTGAGCCTGGCTGGCATTGCGCAGCGCAACCGCGACTATGCCACCGCCATTGCGGCCTGTGAGTATGTGGTGCGCGAGTACCGCACCGGCCCCAACTATGGCATTGCCCGGCAGCTGCTGCTCCAAACCCGCGAGGCCCAGGTGCGCGATACCTATCCCGTGGACCAGGCGCAGGTGCGCGCCCTGGCCGCCGATTACTCGTCTCTGCTAACCGAGCTGGGCCATACGCCCGATGCGGCCCCGGTGATGCGCCAGCTGGCCAACCTCTACGCCTTTCAGCTCGACGATAAGCCAAAGGCCATGAGCTTATTACAGGCAATAATCGAGATGCCCCGTGCCTCGGCCGATGAGGTAGATGAGGCGAAAACCACCCTCGGCGACTTATTCCTGCTGAAAGGGGAGCCCTGGGAGGCTACCCTGCTCTATTCGCAGGTCGAAAAGGCCCACCCCGAAGCGCCATTGGGTTACGAAGCCAAGCTGCGCAATGCCCGGCTGAGCTATTTTGCCGGCGACTTTAAGCTGGCCCAAAGCCACCTCGATATTCTGAAGGAAGCCACCACCCGCGAAATCGCCAACGATGCCATGCAGCTCTCGCTGCTCATTCAGGAAGGTACGGCCGTAGATACCCTGGGCCTGGCTCTAAAAGACTACGCCGCGGTCGAAGAGCTGGTATTTCAGAATAAGATTCCGCAGGCTGAGGCGGGCCTCGATGCGCTGCTGCGTAAGTACCCCGGCCACGCGCTCACCGACGATGCCCTGTTTTTGAAAGCCAGGCTCCAGCGCCGCACCGGCGACTACGCCGCCGCAGTCACTACCCTCGGCCAGATTACAGCCAACCCGAAATACGACGTACTGAGCGACGACGCCCTGTTTCTGACTGCCGAAATCCTGGACGAAAACCTCAACGATAAGCCCAAGGCCCAGGCGCTGTATCAGCAGCTGCTAACCAGGTACCCCGGCAGTATCTACGTGGCCGAAGCCCGCAAGCGCTTCCGGCGCCTGCGCGGCGACGCCGTGCAATAG
- a CDS encoding LemA family protein: MKRLLLYFAAMVTLLSQSSCGYNGMVQRDQAVKAQWANVQSAYQRRSDLIPNLVNTVKGAANFEKSTLEGVMEARAKATSVQLSADQLTPENIQKFQAAQSQLSSGLGRLLAVSENYPELKANANFQELQAQIEGTENRINVERNKFNESVNDYNTFTRSFPNNLFAGMFGFPAKGYFEADPAAKEAPKVDFGDMSGGNTPAGSK; encoded by the coding sequence ATGAAACGCCTTCTTCTCTACTTCGCCGCCATGGTCACGCTGCTCTCGCAGTCATCGTGCGGCTACAACGGCATGGTGCAGCGCGACCAGGCCGTTAAAGCCCAGTGGGCCAATGTGCAGAGCGCTTACCAACGACGCTCCGACCTTATTCCTAACCTCGTAAATACGGTAAAGGGTGCCGCTAATTTCGAAAAGTCGACCCTCGAAGGGGTTATGGAGGCGCGGGCCAAGGCGACGAGCGTGCAGCTGTCGGCCGACCAGCTGACGCCCGAGAATATTCAGAAGTTTCAGGCCGCCCAAAGCCAGCTTTCCTCCGGCCTGGGCCGCTTGCTGGCGGTATCCGAAAATTATCCCGAGCTGAAAGCCAATGCCAACTTTCAGGAGCTGCAAGCCCAGATTGAAGGCACCGAAAACCGCATCAACGTAGAGCGCAACAAGTTCAACGAGAGCGTAAACGACTATAATACGTTCACCCGCTCGTTTCCCAACAACCTCTTTGCGGGTATGTTCGGCTTCCCGGCCAAAGGCTATTTTGAGGCCGACCCTGCCGCCAAGGAGGCGCCCAAAGTTGATTTTGGCGACATGAGCGGCGGCAACACGCCGGCCGGCAGCAAGTAG